One window of the Pyrinomonadaceae bacterium genome contains the following:
- a CDS encoding biotin/lipoyl-containing protein, which produces MKLRAIIQAVEIDVEVRREAGQVFATVDGREYKLEAHPSPSGLTLLTADGQVIDCRVEGQPVSGQAVDVFVGTDQYAITLTDPKRLRGSAAASASADGAARIVAPMPGKIVRVLVAQGAAVEAGAGIVVVEAMKMQNEMKAPKAGTVVTLNVDVGTTVNGGDVLAVIE; this is translated from the coding sequence ATGAAACTCCGCGCGATCATCCAGGCTGTCGAAATTGACGTCGAGGTTCGACGCGAAGCCGGACAGGTCTTTGCTACAGTCGATGGCCGCGAATACAAACTTGAAGCTCACCCGTCGCCGTCGGGCTTGACGCTGTTGACGGCTGACGGTCAGGTAATTGATTGCCGCGTCGAAGGGCAGCCGGTGTCGGGGCAAGCCGTTGATGTTTTTGTCGGCACCGACCAGTACGCCATCACGCTGACTGATCCGAAACGGCTTCGTGGCTCCGCGGCTGCAAGTGCGTCGGCGGACGGTGCGGCGCGGATCGTCGCGCCCATGCCCGGGAAAATTGTGCGCGTGCTCGTGGCGCAGGGCGCAGCGGTGGAAGCGGGCGCCGGCATCGTGGTCGTTGAAGCCATGAAAATGCAGAACGAAATGAAAGCGCCGAAAGCGGGAACGGTCGTGACGCTGAACGTCGATGTAGGAACGACGGTTAATGGCGGCGATGTCCTCGCCGTAATTGAATGA
- a CDS encoding helix-turn-helix domain-containing protein, producing the protein MRRRKIDGCPIAGALQLIGDKWTLLVVRELYARPKRTTELLEELHPISSRTLMGRLKEMEQDEIILRVNYGGLPRRVEYELTERGRRLVPLLDALMKTGQVLDCNDCEDRKQQLGYYCDFCPNVRAESRSIEMDERGFDRDSTPLPSEPAPLPMRRPKDDIVLL; encoded by the coding sequence GTGCGAAGACGCAAGATCGATGGCTGTCCAATCGCGGGCGCGCTGCAACTGATCGGCGATAAGTGGACGCTGCTGGTCGTTCGCGAGCTTTACGCCCGGCCAAAGCGCACCACCGAATTGCTGGAAGAACTCCACCCGATCAGCAGTCGCACGTTAATGGGCCGCCTGAAAGAGATGGAGCAGGACGAAATAATCCTGCGCGTGAATTACGGTGGCTTACCGCGTCGAGTGGAATATGAACTCACAGAGCGCGGCCGGCGTCTCGTGCCCTTGCTCGACGCGCTGATGAAGACAGGCCAGGTGCTCGACTGTAACGATTGCGAGGATCGCAAACAGCAGTTGGGTTACTACTGCGACTTTTGTCCGAATGTCCGCGCCGAATCCCGCTCCATCGAGATGGACGAACGCGGCTTTGACCGCGACAGCACGCCGCTCCCATCCGAACCTGCACCTCTGCCAATGCGACGTCCGAAAGACGACATTGTGTTGCTGTGA
- the bshC gene encoding bacillithiol biosynthesis cysteine-adding enzyme BshC — translation MSTAETACHASPQQAGLRVETLPFDQIPHQSKLFLDYLRDPLALRHYYPEAVRAHVDLPARKDRVLSSYATDRQQLCAALERMNRGWGASEATLKNIRLLAEPDCLAVVSGQQAGLFTGPLYTIYKALSAVKLAECLSQRGVKAVPVFWIATEDHDFAEVAWAEFINRDCALEKTSVPVEIHNDGSPVGLVKLDQSIEGVIQNLLKSLPNSEFTEDIEALVRDAYAPGRAYGDAFARLVTALTAKHGLIVLDPLDAELKKLAAPLYSAAARIAPEIAAAIAQRSRELEDAGYHAQVTPSEDSFPLFLHDETAARHALSRTPNGKYRTKADGKEYSAEELAEWALREPDRFSPNVTLRSVVQDYLLPTITYYGGAAEVAYFAQTSEVYRLLDRPVTPILHRASITMVEKQTWRALERYDLTLKDFFAGYDQVVANVVENYLGKETSEAFDHTTETFNRELDTLQDRLRHVDPTLAEALDKGRAKIKYQLDGLRTRFQRAQIGRDETLRRQLERAFDLLYPEKTLQERHVNITSLLARHGRYVVDWMFDAIDLGSNEHTIVYL, via the coding sequence TTGAGCACAGCTGAAACTGCCTGTCACGCTTCGCCGCAACAAGCCGGCTTGCGCGTTGAGACGCTCCCGTTCGACCAGATTCCCCACCAATCGAAACTATTTCTCGACTACTTAAGAGATCCGCTCGCGCTTCGACATTATTATCCCGAAGCAGTTCGCGCTCACGTCGATTTGCCGGCGCGCAAAGACCGGGTTTTGAGTTCGTACGCGACTGATCGGCAGCAGTTGTGCGCCGCGCTCGAACGAATGAATCGCGGCTGGGGAGCGAGCGAAGCGACCCTCAAGAACATTCGCTTGCTTGCAGAGCCCGACTGTCTTGCAGTTGTGTCGGGCCAGCAGGCGGGTTTATTCACCGGGCCGCTCTACACAATTTACAAAGCACTCTCAGCTGTGAAGCTCGCCGAATGCCTGAGCCAACGCGGCGTGAAGGCCGTGCCCGTGTTTTGGATCGCGACCGAAGATCACGATTTTGCGGAAGTTGCCTGGGCTGAATTCATCAATCGCGATTGCGCACTGGAAAAAACATCCGTACCGGTTGAGATCCACAATGACGGCTCGCCGGTGGGGCTCGTAAAACTCGATCAGTCCATTGAGGGTGTCATCCAAAATCTGCTGAAGTCGCTACCGAACAGTGAGTTCACGGAAGATATCGAAGCACTCGTGCGCGACGCGTACGCTCCCGGCAGAGCGTACGGCGATGCATTTGCGCGTCTGGTGACCGCGTTGACGGCGAAGCACGGACTGATTGTTCTCGATCCGCTCGATGCCGAACTAAAGAAGCTTGCGGCGCCGCTTTACTCAGCGGCGGCCCGAATCGCGCCGGAGATCGCTGCGGCCATCGCGCAGCGCAGTCGCGAACTGGAAGACGCCGGCTATCACGCGCAAGTAACTCCATCGGAAGATTCGTTTCCGCTTTTTCTCCACGACGAAACCGCCGCGCGTCACGCGCTATCGCGAACGCCAAACGGCAAGTATCGAACGAAAGCGGACGGAAAGGAGTATTCCGCGGAAGAACTCGCCGAGTGGGCTTTGCGCGAGCCTGATCGCTTCAGTCCAAACGTGACGTTGCGGTCCGTCGTGCAGGATTATCTGTTGCCGACGATTACCTACTACGGCGGCGCGGCTGAGGTTGCTTACTTCGCGCAGACGTCTGAGGTTTATCGGCTGCTCGATCGGCCGGTGACGCCCATTCTGCATCGCGCCAGCATCACGATGGTGGAGAAACAAACGTGGCGAGCGCTGGAGCGTTACGATCTGACGCTGAAAGATTTCTTTGCCGGGTATGATCAGGTCGTCGCTAACGTCGTTGAGAATTATTTGGGCAAAGAGACTTCAGAAGCTTTCGATCACACGACTGAAACTTTCAACCGCGAACTCGACACGCTACAAGACAGATTACGCCACGTCGATCCAACGCTCGCGGAAGCGCTCGACAAGGGTCGCGCCAAAATAAAATATCAACTCGACGGACTGCGGACGCGTTTTCAGCGCGCGCAGATCGGGCGCGATGAGACGCTGCGCCGGCAACTTGAGCGTGCCTTCGACCTGCTTTATCCCGAGAAGACTTTGCAGGAGCGGCACGTCAATATTACGTCGCTGCTGGCTCGCCATGGACGTTACGTCGTGGATTGGATGTTTGATGCGATCGACCTGGGCTCGAACGAACACACGATTGTGTACCTCTAA
- a CDS encoding TlpA disulfide reductase family protein, with protein sequence MASSSPAANTNPARSTAPTRIVPTGPVALSQEIRDTKVKTLDGGSLKLSDYDNKVVVVNIWATWCGPCRQEMPDLVKLSQEYKSRGLVVLGLATTYNERDDPEQVKQFIKAQNVQYKILWDDGALAGPLVQSVNGRSIIPQSFVISRDGKIVKHFSGFNAQQTPALMRKAVEEALNDKSKA encoded by the coding sequence GTGGCTTCGTCGAGTCCCGCCGCCAATACCAATCCTGCACGTTCCACCGCGCCGACGAGAATCGTTCCGACTGGACCGGTGGCGCTGTCACAAGAAATTCGCGACACGAAGGTCAAGACACTAGATGGCGGTTCACTTAAGCTTTCCGATTACGACAACAAAGTCGTCGTCGTAAACATTTGGGCAACTTGGTGCGGGCCTTGTCGTCAGGAGATGCCGGACCTGGTGAAGCTCAGCCAGGAATACAAGTCGCGCGGTTTGGTCGTACTGGGACTGGCGACGACTTACAACGAGCGAGATGATCCCGAACAGGTCAAGCAGTTCATCAAGGCGCAGAATGTACAATACAAGATTCTTTGGGATGATGGCGCGTTAGCGGGTCCGCTGGTGCAGAGTGTGAACGGTCGAAGCATCATTCCGCAGAGTTTTGTCATTTCGCGTGATGGAAAGATCGTGAAGCACTTCTCCGGATTCAACGCGCAGCAAACGCCCGCGCTTATGCGAAAGGCCGTTGAAGAGGCGTTGAACGACAAGAGTAAAGCTTAA
- a CDS encoding tetratricopeptide repeat protein, whose protein sequence is MRSSIAAAFLALAVSGLPLFTGSLAQDITGGSSAELASAAEVESRSGRGVFTAPKTVSHHAKRPEKKTVARTTKVSKPQRDTVSTTRTDRTGTGGTRQTGGGSTTTNTGSGDPGLESTKPLGDAARRVGGPDELNNQGDDQFDAGQYEKAIDLYKRALRQKADFPEAHLNLSEAYFNLGRYDEAVAAANEAIQQRPDWADAYVALGNAYLKLDRDAEAIAPLKKALELAPQNSPARESLSLIYYDQGVAAYNANKFDEAIAAYKQALAVRPEYAEAHNNLGDAYRRQEKFTEAADAYKLAVRYRGNFTEAYSNLSWMYDKLGRYPEAAEAYRQVIRLKPDDAEANNNMGYALGKSKRWSEAEAPLKRAIQLKPDYAEAHSNLGWVYNNLGKFAEAVAPLKKAIELDPKMPEAHFNLGLTYSKWKQTETVIAEMQKSDAVKEFKVATELKPDWAAAHNNLGYAYGQLKKWNEAIAAHKEAIRLKSDYAGAHFNLGVAYLMSGKKKDAEAEYKILKPINPGLSAQLYFMIHKKAPPK, encoded by the coding sequence ATGCGTTCTAGTATAGCCGCAGCGTTCCTGGCGCTGGCGGTTTCAGGATTGCCGCTTTTCACCGGCTCGCTGGCGCAGGACATCACCGGCGGCTCAAGCGCCGAACTCGCCAGCGCCGCCGAGGTTGAGTCACGGTCGGGCCGCGGTGTTTTCACCGCTCCGAAAACCGTCTCGCATCATGCGAAACGTCCCGAAAAGAAAACGGTCGCCCGCACTACGAAGGTCAGTAAGCCACAACGTGACACCGTTTCGACAACTCGAACTGATCGGACAGGCACGGGAGGTACGCGACAGACGGGTGGCGGCAGCACGACGACCAACACCGGCAGCGGCGATCCCGGCCTTGAATCGACGAAGCCGCTCGGAGACGCCGCGCGGCGCGTCGGCGGTCCGGACGAACTGAACAATCAGGGCGACGACCAGTTCGATGCCGGGCAGTACGAGAAAGCCATCGACTTATACAAGCGCGCGCTTCGTCAAAAGGCGGACTTCCCCGAAGCGCATCTGAATCTGAGTGAAGCGTATTTCAACCTCGGTCGTTACGACGAAGCCGTCGCCGCCGCGAACGAGGCGATTCAACAGAGGCCGGACTGGGCTGATGCTTATGTCGCGCTCGGCAATGCTTACTTAAAACTTGATCGTGACGCCGAAGCGATCGCCCCTTTGAAGAAAGCGCTCGAGCTCGCACCGCAGAATTCTCCGGCACGCGAATCGTTGAGTCTCATCTATTACGACCAGGGCGTCGCGGCGTACAACGCGAACAAGTTCGATGAAGCGATCGCGGCTTACAAACAAGCGCTTGCCGTCAGACCTGAATACGCCGAAGCGCACAACAATCTCGGCGACGCGTACCGGCGCCAGGAGAAATTCACTGAGGCGGCGGATGCTTACAAACTGGCCGTTCGTTACCGGGGCAACTTCACCGAGGCTTACAGCAATCTTTCATGGATGTACGACAAGCTGGGCAGGTACCCGGAGGCAGCCGAAGCTTACCGGCAGGTCATTCGCCTAAAGCCGGACGACGCGGAAGCGAACAACAACATGGGTTACGCGCTCGGCAAGAGCAAGCGTTGGAGTGAAGCGGAGGCGCCGCTCAAGCGCGCGATTCAGCTGAAGCCGGATTACGCTGAGGCACACAGCAACCTCGGTTGGGTTTACAACAACCTGGGCAAATTCGCAGAAGCCGTTGCCCCGTTGAAGAAAGCGATCGAGCTCGATCCGAAAATGCCTGAAGCCCATTTCAATTTGGGCCTCACCTACAGCAAATGGAAGCAGACAGAGACGGTCATCGCAGAGATGCAAAAGAGCGACGCGGTGAAGGAGTTTAAGGTCGCCACGGAACTCAAGCCGGATTGGGCCGCGGCGCACAACAACCTTGGCTACGCTTACGGCCAGTTAAAGAAATGGAACGAAGCGATCGCGGCGCACAAGGAAGCGATCCGTCTTAAGTCTGATTACGCGGGCGCGCATTTCAATCTCGGTGTGGCATACCTGATGAGTGGAAAGAAGAAGGATGCCGAGGCAGAGTATAAGATTCTAAAGCCAATCAATCCTGGTCTATCCGCTCAGCTTTACTTCATGATCCACAAGAAGGCGCCGCCGAAATAG
- the accC gene encoding acetyl-CoA carboxylase biotin carboxylase subunit: MFGKILIANRGEIAVRIIRACRDLNISPVAVFSEADAAALHVRMSDEAHCIGPAPSTESYLNIPAIIAAAEKSGAEAIHPGYGFLAENAECARAVSEAGLTFIGPTPEAMEVMGSKTSARRAAIKAGAPVVPGTTKALQNHEEAKQAAAKFGYPVMLKAAAGGGGKGMRQVAAESELSSALEAAQSEAASAFGNSDVYLEKVVEKPRHIEIQIFADTQGHCVHLGERECSIQRRHQKVIEECPSPINDPDLRQRMGAAAIKIAQAVNYVGAGTVEFLFSDVTSEFYFLEMNTRLQVEHPVTELVTGFDLVREQINVAAGGPLSFKQEDVQWHGHAIECRVYAEDPDNQFFPSPGRITFLRVPAGPGIRDDSGVSEGDEVSIHYDPMISKLAAWGRTRDEAIDRMRRALNEYAVGGIKTTLPFFREIVRDDEFIKARLDTGFISRFNERRGEGGDLSEGAQASSLQQDIAVIAAALSYAQAQRMPAANHDESQSKWKQAGRRTALANSLIKTSK, encoded by the coding sequence TTGTTTGGCAAAATCCTAATCGCCAATCGTGGTGAGATCGCGGTGCGCATCATTCGCGCGTGCCGGGATTTAAACATCTCGCCGGTCGCGGTCTTTTCCGAAGCCGACGCCGCGGCCCTCCACGTGCGCATGTCTGACGAGGCACACTGCATCGGCCCCGCGCCTTCGACCGAGAGTTACCTGAACATTCCGGCAATCATTGCGGCTGCTGAGAAATCCGGCGCTGAAGCAATTCATCCCGGCTACGGCTTTTTGGCCGAGAACGCTGAGTGTGCGCGCGCGGTCAGCGAAGCGGGATTGACCTTCATCGGCCCGACGCCGGAAGCCATGGAAGTGATGGGCTCGAAGACCAGCGCGCGTCGAGCCGCGATTAAAGCCGGCGCGCCCGTGGTGCCGGGTACGACCAAGGCTTTGCAGAATCATGAAGAAGCCAAACAGGCGGCCGCGAAGTTCGGATATCCGGTGATGTTGAAAGCCGCCGCGGGTGGTGGTGGCAAAGGCATGCGGCAGGTGGCCGCCGAGAGCGAATTGAGTTCGGCTTTAGAGGCCGCGCAATCAGAGGCAGCGTCCGCGTTTGGCAATTCCGATGTTTATCTCGAAAAGGTTGTCGAGAAACCACGGCACATCGAAATCCAAATCTTCGCCGACACACAGGGCCACTGCGTCCATCTCGGTGAACGCGAATGCTCAATCCAGCGCCGCCATCAGAAGGTGATTGAAGAATGCCCGTCGCCCATTAATGATCCCGATTTGCGGCAGCGTATGGGCGCGGCAGCGATAAAAATTGCGCAGGCGGTGAACTATGTCGGCGCCGGGACAGTTGAATTTCTGTTCTCAGACGTGACGAGTGAGTTCTACTTTCTCGAGATGAACACACGTTTGCAGGTGGAGCATCCGGTCACGGAACTTGTCACCGGCTTTGATCTCGTGCGCGAACAAATCAACGTCGCCGCCGGCGGACCACTATCTTTCAAGCAGGAAGACGTGCAGTGGCACGGCCATGCGATCGAATGTCGCGTTTATGCTGAGGATCCCGATAACCAATTCTTTCCATCGCCCGGCAGGATCACTTTTCTCCGCGTACCCGCCGGTCCGGGCATCCGCGACGACAGCGGTGTCAGCGAAGGCGACGAAGTCTCAATTCACTACGATCCAATGATTTCAAAGCTTGCCGCCTGGGGGCGCACGCGTGATGAAGCGATCGATCGCATGCGGCGCGCTCTGAATGAATACGCCGTGGGCGGCATTAAGACAACGCTCCCGTTCTTTCGTGAGATTGTGCGGGATGATGAATTCATCAAGGCGCGCCTCGACACGGGTTTTATTTCGCGCTTCAACGAACGCCGGGGAGAGGGCGGGGATCTTTCGGAAGGTGCGCAAGCTTCCAGCTTGCAGCAGGACATTGCGGTGATCGCCGCCGCGCTCTCTTACGCGCAGGCGCAACGCATGCCGGCAGCGAATCATGACGAATCGCAAAGTAAGTGGAAGCAAGCGGGCCGCCGGACCGCGTTGGCGAACTCCCTGATAAAGACTTCGAAATGA
- a CDS encoding CDP-alcohol phosphatidyltransferase family protein, producing MFGASIGRAGQRIIDAMVRWLARGHISPNFLTFVGVAINVGSGLLFGWGQFFWAGIILIVANLFDMLDGQVARLSGRVTRFGGFLDSSLDRLSDMVVFVGLMVFYARDTEFHSTLNVFLAGAGLMGSIMVSYASARAESLIPKCDVGFLRRPERVVLFIIGALTTHPASPNFLLNRMPAVLWVLAIGSYWTFAHRMYHTWMELNRTKREAAQSELSASNGAEQLPGERRSEATLAAKTG from the coding sequence ATGTTTGGAGCCAGCATTGGGCGCGCGGGTCAGCGCATTATCGACGCGATGGTGCGGTGGCTTGCCCGCGGGCATATAAGTCCGAACTTTCTGACTTTCGTTGGCGTAGCGATAAATGTCGGGTCGGGGCTGCTGTTTGGATGGGGCCAGTTCTTCTGGGCCGGAATCATCCTGATCGTCGCGAACCTGTTCGACATGCTCGATGGGCAGGTAGCGCGCTTGTCCGGCCGAGTAACCCGGTTTGGTGGGTTCCTTGATTCGTCGCTTGATCGGTTGTCCGACATGGTGGTGTTTGTCGGGCTGATGGTTTTCTACGCGCGTGACACTGAGTTTCATTCAACGCTCAATGTCTTTCTCGCGGGCGCCGGGTTGATGGGCTCGATCATGGTGAGTTACGCGAGCGCGCGCGCCGAAAGCCTGATCCCGAAATGCGATGTTGGCTTTCTGCGCCGTCCGGAGCGGGTGGTGCTGTTCATCATCGGCGCGTTGACGACGCATCCGGCTTCGCCCAACTTCCTGCTTAACCGAATGCCAGCGGTTTTATGGGTCCTGGCAATTGGCTCGTACTGGACGTTTGCGCACCGCATGTATCACACCTGGATGGAACTGAATCGCACCAAACGTGAAGCGGCGCAGAGTGAGTTGTCGGCTTCTAATGGCGCGGAGCAACTCCCAGGCGAGCGACGCTCAGAGGCTACTTTAGCGGCAAAAACCGGGTAG
- a CDS encoding HAD family hydrolase: MKNDKWKMTNNSLVFDSDIRILLWDLDGTLVRGKRYGVFKDYTIPMLESVFGTSGSLGEMMVSGMTDLQIVEEALRGEGITREHISAKKDDLMRSYIEQMRLAVGNGAHIIEAMPGAREALQAVEDHPRYQSAMLTGNIEPAAYLKVEITGLAEFFKLPGAFGNESFDRRDLPALAVQRINEQLGENLSPEQFIVIGDTPNDVACARHFGTRVVGVGTGRIHSYEELRACKPDALLPDLLDVDLFIRTLDAL, from the coding sequence ATGAAAAATGATAAATGGAAAATGACAAATAATTCTTTAGTGTTTGATTCGGATATCCGGATTTTGCTTTGGGATCTCGACGGCACGCTTGTCCGCGGCAAGCGTTACGGCGTTTTTAAGGACTACACGATCCCGATGCTCGAATCGGTCTTCGGGACTTCGGGCTCGCTCGGCGAGATGATGGTATCCGGGATGACGGATTTGCAGATAGTCGAAGAAGCTCTGCGCGGCGAAGGCATCACGCGTGAGCACATCAGTGCGAAGAAGGACGATCTGATGCGCTCTTACATCGAGCAGATGAGACTCGCCGTCGGCAACGGCGCGCACATTATCGAAGCCATGCCCGGCGCGCGTGAAGCGCTGCAGGCGGTAGAGGATCATCCGCGCTACCAATCGGCGATGTTGACGGGCAACATCGAGCCCGCCGCGTATTTAAAAGTTGAGATCACCGGCCTCGCTGAATTCTTCAAGCTGCCGGGCGCGTTTGGCAACGAATCATTCGATCGTCGCGATTTGCCTGCCCTGGCGGTGCAAAGAATAAATGAGCAGCTGGGAGAGAATCTGTCGCCCGAACAGTTCATCGTGATTGGCGACACGCCGAACGATGTCGCCTGCGCCCGTCACTTCGGCACGCGCGTCGTCGGGGTTGGGACCGGCCGCATACACTCCTATGAAGAGCTGCGCGCCTGTAAACCCGATGCTTTGCTTCCGGATCTTCTGGATGTTGATCTTTTCATCCGGACACTTGATGCGTTGTGA
- the greA gene encoding transcription elongation factor GreA, with amino-acid sequence MSTDVKQKLQGELDQLESELRVHLPKEIKRAREFGDLRENSEYQTALQRQTMVKARIRELRQRLSEVASIDLSKVSHDKVGYGSVVVLYDGEREEEVTYRLVTPEESDPTAGLISTVSPVGRSLMGKEEGDEVTVTTPAGSRTFEIKSLKTLHDEIKDE; translated from the coding sequence GTGAGTACCGACGTCAAACAGAAACTTCAGGGCGAGCTCGACCAGTTGGAAAGCGAGTTGCGCGTGCATTTGCCGAAGGAGATCAAACGCGCGCGCGAGTTTGGCGACCTGCGCGAGAACTCAGAATACCAGACCGCCCTCCAACGGCAGACTATGGTCAAGGCCCGGATCCGTGAGCTTCGCCAAAGACTGAGTGAAGTCGCTTCAATTGATCTGTCAAAGGTTTCACATGACAAAGTGGGTTACGGATCGGTCGTGGTTCTCTATGACGGCGAGCGCGAAGAAGAGGTGACTTACCGTCTGGTCACGCCGGAAGAGTCCGATCCAACGGCGGGTTTAATCTCGACTGTGTCGCCCGTCGGGCGGAGCCTGATGGGCAAGGAAGAAGGCGACGAAGTCACCGTGACGACGCCCGCCGGCTCGCGCACGTTTGAGATCAAGAGCCTCAAGACGCTACACGACGAGATTAAGGATGAATAG
- the mutL gene encoding DNA mismatch repair endonuclease MutL, with amino-acid sequence MSKIRVLPDHLSNLIAAGEVVERPASVAKELVENAIDAGATRVTVDVEGGGRRLLKITDDGEGMMRDDAVLAFERHATSKISKAEDLAAIGTLGFRGEALASIASVARVELITRTEDVSAATRVVIEGGRMRDVKDAAHPRGTTIVVRDLFFNTPARRKFLRSEATESFHLTNLVTHYALAHPEISFTLTNNGRETIRVAPAKDLRERAYQIFGAQFLEGLLEVNSGVSEPGADRGPRAGSAGGVVDATGSTSNAAETRFSSSIAKVEGFVSAPRERRTSRDAQFLFVNGRFVRDRLIGRAVSEGYRSILPHGVYPVALLFIDVPLEEVDVNVHPAKTEVRFRRAAAVADSVRAAVRAALASAGYAPAAEAQMSAEFRRDEVGSDADENRITPTDVAETEIPSRTEPFARSTFTLRPEPQQERIGFGFATAVQAQLSAEEMSASTETGLSEPLPVDSMPVAKAISDEQVEPEVSPTLRPAPSLPPLDSATKFVGEVTDSLSQNIRPLGQLDESFIIATDDEGLLLIDQHVAHERVLFDKYRALETARQAESQRMLIPETFDLTPAQATAFDAIAEELEGYGFELMRLSGRTVAIKATPADLPASEARNVLSEVLDSIDQEKRGKSREVLRDEIAASLACHSAIKVNMPLAPEKMRWLIDRLLLTSSPTTCPHGRPVILRLATQDILKGFHRI; translated from the coding sequence ATGTCGAAGATACGTGTACTCCCGGATCACCTTTCAAATCTCATCGCCGCAGGTGAAGTCGTCGAGCGACCCGCATCTGTCGCCAAAGAACTTGTCGAAAATGCGATCGATGCAGGTGCGACGCGCGTTACGGTGGACGTAGAAGGCGGTGGCCGGCGCCTTTTGAAGATCACCGACGACGGCGAAGGGATGATGCGCGACGATGCGGTGCTCGCTTTCGAGCGTCATGCCACTTCGAAAATCAGCAAAGCTGAAGATCTGGCGGCTATCGGCACGCTGGGTTTTCGTGGTGAAGCGCTGGCGTCCATTGCGTCGGTTGCGCGCGTCGAGCTGATAACGCGCACCGAAGATGTTTCCGCCGCAACGCGCGTGGTGATCGAAGGCGGCCGGATGCGCGATGTGAAAGACGCCGCCCATCCGCGCGGCACAACCATTGTGGTTCGCGATCTGTTTTTCAACACGCCGGCGCGCCGAAAGTTTCTGCGCTCAGAAGCGACGGAGAGCTTTCATCTCACGAATCTGGTGACGCACTACGCACTCGCCCATCCCGAAATCAGTTTCACTTTGACGAACAACGGTCGCGAAACAATTCGCGTGGCGCCCGCCAAAGATCTGCGCGAACGTGCCTACCAGATTTTTGGCGCGCAATTTTTGGAGGGGCTGCTCGAAGTAAACAGCGGCGTGTCAGAACCCGGAGCGGACCGGGGTCCCCGCGCGGGCAGCGCGGGTGGGGTGGTGGATGCGACGGGATCGACGAGCAATGCAGCAGAAACGCGCTTCTCCTCTTCCATTGCGAAGGTCGAAGGTTTCGTTTCCGCCCCGCGTGAACGCCGCACTTCGCGTGACGCGCAGTTCCTTTTCGTCAATGGCCGGTTTGTCCGCGACCGTCTGATTGGCCGGGCTGTTTCGGAAGGTTACCGCTCAATTCTGCCGCACGGCGTCTATCCGGTCGCGCTTCTGTTCATCGATGTCCCGCTCGAAGAAGTTGACGTCAACGTTCATCCCGCGAAGACAGAAGTTCGTTTTCGACGTGCCGCCGCGGTGGCTGATTCGGTTCGCGCCGCCGTGCGCGCGGCGTTGGCGAGCGCGGGATATGCGCCCGCAGCTGAGGCGCAAATGTCCGCGGAATTTCGGCGAGATGAAGTCGGTTCCGACGCGGACGAAAACCGAATCACGCCCACGGACGTGGCGGAAACGGAGATTCCATCACGCACCGAACCATTCGCGCGATCAACTTTCACACTGCGCCCTGAGCCGCAGCAGGAGCGCATCGGATTCGGCTTTGCCACCGCTGTGCAAGCGCAGTTGTCGGCTGAAGAGATGTCGGCATCAACGGAAACCGGCCTCTCGGAACCTTTGCCGGTGGACTCGATGCCGGTGGCGAAAGCGATTTCCGATGAACAAGTTGAACCCGAAGTTTCGCCCACCCTTCGACCTGCGCCTTCTTTGCCGCCGCTCGACTCGGCAACCAAGTTCGTGGGCGAGGTAACGGATTCGCTGTCACAAAACATTCGTCCGCTCGGCCAACTCGACGAAAGCTTCATCATCGCGACGGACGACGAAGGTCTGCTCCTAATCGATCAGCACGTCGCCCATGAACGCGTTCTGTTTGATAAGTATCGTGCGTTGGAAACTGCCCGGCAGGCTGAGTCTCAACGAATGCTGATTCCCGAAACGTTCGATCTCACCCCGGCGCAGGCCACGGCGTTCGATGCGATTGCGGAAGAGCTGGAGGGTTATGGTTTTGAGCTGATGAGGTTGTCGGGCCGGACCGTCGCCATTAAAGCCACGCCGGCTGATTTACCGGCAAGCGAAGCACGCAACGTCTTGTCCGAAGTCCTCGACAGCATCGATCAGGAGAAGCGTGGGAAGTCCCGCGAGGTGTTGCGCGACGAAATCGCTGCGTCGCTCGCGTGTCACTCAGCGATCAAGGTCAACATGCCGCTCGCGCCGGAAAAGATGCGCTGGTTAATCGATCGACTCTTGCTTACCTCTTCGCCCACAACCTGTCCACATGGGCGGCCGGTGATCCTGCGGCTCGCGACCCAGGATATTTTGAAGGGCTTTCACCGGATCTAG